Genomic segment of Rubrivirga sp. SAORIC476:
GCGCTCAGCGGGCCGTCCACCAGCGTCGCCACCGACCGGCCGCGCACGTCGTACACCGTCACGCGCGCCGGGCCCGCCTCCGGCAGCGCGAACGACACCCGCGCCGCGCCCGTCGACGGGTTCGGCGCGATCGCCGTCAGCTCGACCTCCGTGATCGCCGCCTCAGCCGAGGCCGAGGTGCCGATCCGCAGCACGAACCGGTCGGTCGCGTTCGCGCCGTCGGCGAAGTCGCTCGACGGGATCACGTCGGTGAACGCCTCCAGCGTCCGCGCGACGTCGAACGCGTAGCTCGATGCCATCCGGACGTCGATCTCGCGACCGGTCACGAGGTCCACCAGCACGACCGGCAGGCCGGCCGGCAGCGCGTCGGCGTCCCAGCGCAGCGTGAACCGCGAGCCGGTGCCGCGCGCCTCGATGGCGAGCGGGATCTCCGCGTTGGCGAACGGACGGGCGTCGTAGCCCAGGAACGCCTCACCGGCCCGGGCGCCGATCAGCGCGTAGGACTCGGCCGGCACCTGGAACTTCTCGACGTCCTCGTCGGCGTCGAACGCCGCGCGAGCCTCGTCCGAGAAGCCGATCGCGAAGCTGCGGTCGGCGATGCGGGAGGTCCCGTCGCCGTCGACGCCGTCGAGCGTGAACCGCAGGCCGGGGGCGGCCTCCGTCTCCCGCGCGGCCACGCGAGCGCCTCCTGTGAGCGCGGCCGAGGCCGGGATCGTCAGGTTGCGCGCGGCGCTGCCGGTGCCCTTCGAGCGGACGCGGAAGCCCGTCCAGGCCGGCACCGAGGTGGCGCCGGTGACGAAGGTCTTCGCGACCGGGTCGTAGGTCCAGACCTGCGGGCCGGTCGGCGGGATGTTCGAGCCGCCGGGCCAGGAGTAGATGCCGGTCAGGTCGAGGTCGGTGCCGAACGGGTTGGCCAGGTAGTTCATCCGGCTACCGCCGGTCTGAAGCTCCACCGTGACATCGGCGGTGTTGGCCGGGAGCTCCGTCGAGAGCGTCATCGGCAGCGGGACCGACTGGCTGATGGTCGGGTTGCCCGCGCTGTTGTTGTAGAAGTACCAGCGGAAGGCGATGCCGGGCTCCAGCACCTCGCCGGTACCCGTCGAGGCGGTCCAGTCCGCCGTGACCGCGTCGTAGCTCGTGTAGAGGTTCGCCGGGTTGGCGGCCGGGTAGTAGCCGGGGACGCCGCGGACGAGGTTCATCGCCGCGAGGTCGTCGACGGTCAGGCCGGCCGACGGGGTGCCGAGGTAGCGGAAACCGCGCGGCCCGTCGATCAGGATCGACACGCCCGCCTCCTCGCCGACCGTCAGCGTCACCGGGAGGGTCGCCACGCCGACCGTCGGGTCGTTGGTCGAGACCACGATCTCGGCCGTGTAGACGCCCTCCGGCAGCGCCGCCGCGTCAAAGTCGATCGAGAACGTCGCGTCCTCACCCGGCATCACCACGCCGCTGGTCGCGCCCGAGAGCGTCGCCCAGACGACCGGGCTGAAGAAGCGGACGGCTTTGTTGGAGGCGACGTAGGCCGCGTTGTTCACGACCGGGAGGCCGACCGAGCCAGCCGCGTCCTCGATGCCGACTGAGGCGCTCGAGAGCGACGACGCCGTCATCGTGCCATACTGGTACTCGATCGTACCGTCGGGCGCGAGGATCACCTGGAAGGTCAGCGACGAGCCGGTGTCGGAGTAGCGCGGCACACCCGTGTACTGGACCGCGAAGCGGCCGTCGGTGAGCGTCCCGTAGTGCACCGAGCCGCCCGCGCTCTGATCGAGGTCGTCCCAGAAGGGCGCGATCAGGTCGTTGGGCGTGCCCGAGGCCGGGATGGCCTGGTTGGTGAACGAGTTGGCCGCGAACGTCGAGAACGTCAGGAAGCCGTTCGAGAAGATGCGGACGCTGGTCTTCGCGTCGCCGTAGAACGGGAACGAGAACGGCAGCGTGACCTCGTCGTAGCCCTCGTCGCCACCGGGGAAGGAACCGGTGGTGGTCCAGGAGACCGGGGTGCCGGTGCCGGAGATGTCCTCGTAGCCGACGGTCGGGCCGCTGGTCTCGTCGGAGTCGATCCAGGCGTAGCCGAACGCGTCCGGGCCGCCCGAGCCGAGGCTGCCCACG
This window contains:
- a CDS encoding choice-of-anchor B family protein encodes the protein MRLLSALTVLAFALVAMPASAQTPCVGGDAGGYPCDAVDLMSHLPLSTFATTGSSAPSAGNDIWGWTDPVTGNEYALMGTTNGTAFVDITDPANPIFLGKLPTNTSSSSWRDIKTIGDFAYIVSEAGSHGMQIFDLTRLRTVSSPPATFTADAVYTGFGSAHNVVVLEEENLAIGVGASSCSGGLHFVDVTNPRMPVNAGCFSADGYTHDAQCLIYNGPDTDHTGTPICVASNEDTVTVVDVSNRAAPVQLSRTFYPNPSYTHQGWFTEDQRWFVVNDEIDEINNGFATRTIVMDMADLDAPDFSFFHAGTTNASDHNLYIKGDRIFQSNYRAGLQILDATTIASGTLSQVAFFDTFPSSNAVGTSGQWSNYPYFESGIVIASDISNGLFVLAPQPPQDPPVASITPGSIDETVAPGGTGAASVTVANGAGGGDLLYSAELQNLSQPFARPDAAQPAPLVFADAAPEADALTQGRPSGDDPALTADAPSRRDDGDQGVGSLGSGGPDAFGYAWIDSDETSGPTVGYEDISGTGTPVSWTTTGSFPGGDEGYDEVTLPFSFPFYGDAKTSVRIFSNGFLTFSTFAANSFTNQAIPASGTPNDLIAPFWDDLDQSAGGSVHYGTLTDGRFAVQYTGVPRYSDTGSSLTFQVILAPDGTIEYQYGTMTASSLSSASVGIEDAAGSVGLPVVNNAAYVASNKAVRFFSPVVWATLSGATSGVVMPGEDATFSIDFDAAALPEGVYTAEIVVSTNDPTVGVATLPVTLTVGEEAGVSILIDGPRGFRYLGTPSAGLTVDDLAAMNLVRGVPGYYPAANPANLYTSYDAVTADWTASTGTGEVLEPGIAFRWYFYNNSAGNPTISQSVPLPMTLSTELPANTADVTVELQTGGSRMNYLANPFGTDLDLTGIYSWPGGSNIPPTGPQVWTYDPVAKTFVTGATSVPAWTGFRVRSKGTGSAARNLTIPASAALTGGARVAARETEAAPGLRFTLDGVDGDGTSRIADRSFAIGFSDEARAAFDADEDVEKFQVPAESYALIGARAGEAFLGYDARPFANAEIPLAIEARGTGSRFTLRWDADALPAGLPVVLVDLVTGREIDVRMASSYAFDVARTLEAFTDVIPSSDFADGANATDRFVLRIGTSASAEAAITEVELTAIAPNPSTGAARVSFALPEAGPARVTVYDVRGRSVATLVDGPLSAGRHEATLDSGSLAAGVYVVRLEAGGAVVTRQAVVVR